The following coding sequences are from one Musa acuminata AAA Group cultivar baxijiao chromosome BXJ1-6, Cavendish_Baxijiao_AAA, whole genome shotgun sequence window:
- the LOC135677800 gene encoding uncharacterized protein LOC135677800 — protein MESPKAESEMELPRPSSPCWKKRVPEAGLLADVKDHLEQFLNTSMDQHRICLKKTIRDIREYAKLRKQGKVLSSARAVPESDSAVKQSEIPPEGVQVAPS, from the exons ATGGAATCGCCCAAGGCTGAGAGCGAAATGGAGCTTCCGAGGCCCTCCTCACCTTGTTGGAAGAAGAGGGTGCCCGAAGCAGGCTTATTGGCTGACGTGAAGGACCATCTCGAACAGTTTCTCAACACTTCCATGGATCAACACAGGATCTGCCTCAAGAAGACCATCCGAGACATCCGGGAATATGCCAAGCTTAGGAAGCAAGGCAAG GTGCTGTCATCTGCAAGAGCTGTTCCTGAGAGCGATTCTGCTGTTAAACAAAGTGAAATCCCTCCTGAAGGGGTGCAAGTGGCTCCATCATGA
- the LOC135676791 gene encoding protein DETOXIFICATION 48-like → MSRWDSKPSPCQPRFSEDKETPSTMCNTSPSSPLSFSHSNKSHLFATNKLMEDPPLDPLQDLQRWPTPSQVVEEMRAIGKISIPTALTGLIIYSRAMVSMLFLGHLGELELAAGSLSIGFANITGYSVLSGLAMGMEPICGQAFGAKQRKILGLTLQRTILLLLSTSVPVSFLWLNMRRILLWCGQDEQISSTAQTFIAFAIPDLLFLSFLHPIRIYLRSQNITLPVTYCSFVSVVLHVPLNYLLVVRLKMGIAGVAVAMVWTNLNLFVCLLLFILFSGVYKGSWISPSTDCLRGWSQLLKLAIPTCVSVCLEWWWYELMIMMCGVLVNPRATVASMGILIQTTSLVYVFPSALSLGVSTRVGNELGANRPARARRATIVSLTVAVVLGLAAMAFTTSMRHQWGRLFTDDAEILELTAVALPIAGLCELGNCPQTAGCGVLRGSARPTTGANINLGSFYLVGTPVAVVMGFVVGMGFPGLWLGLLAAQASCASLMAYAICKTDWMVEVERARVLTTASNSSSSALSSSSYFISTRVDSNATTIDAAAATEDSKQTAAILEEIVCIGTDAGRQAASETDPFISQVE, encoded by the exons ATGAGCAGGTGGGACTCGAAACCCTCTCCATGTCAACCCAGGTTCAGTGAGGACAAGGAAACACCATCCACTATGTGCAACACCTCACCTtcctctcctctctctttctcccacTCTAATAAGTCCCACCTCTTTGCCACCAATAAACTCATGGAGGATCCTCCTCTTGACCCCCTTCAAGATCTCCAAAGATGGCCTACACCTTCACAG GTGGTGGAGGAAATGAGAGCCATAGGGAAGATATCCATACCTACGGCTTTAACAGGCCTGATCATCTACTCCCGTGCCATGGTGTCGATGCTGTTTCTTGGTCACCTCGGCGAGCTCGAGCTGGCAGCTGGCTCTCTCTCCATCGGGTTCGCCAACATCACCGGCTACTCGGTCCTCTCCGGCCTTGCCATGGGCATGGAGCCCATCTGCGGCCAGGCCTTCGGTGCCAAGCAGCGCAAAATCCTGGGCCTCACCCTCCAGAGAAccattctcctcctcctttccacCTCCGTGCCCGTCTCCTTCCTCTGGCTCAACATGAGGAGGATTCTTCTGTGGTGTGGGCAGGACGAGCAGATATCCTCGACGGCGCAGACCTTCATCGCCTTCGCCATCCCCGACCTCCTCTTCTTGTCGTTCCTCCACCCTATCAGAATCTATCTGAGGTCTCAGAACATCACCTTGCCGGTCACCTACTGCTCGTTCGTCTCGGTCGTCCTCCACGTGCCATTGAACTATCTACTCGTGGTGCGTTTGAAGATGGGCATCGCCGGCGTGGCCGTGGCAATGGTGTGGACTAATCTGAATCTGTTCGTCtgcttgcttctctttatactgttCTCGGGCGTGTACAAGGGCTCATGGATCAGCCCCAGCACAGACTGCCTCAGGGGGTGGTCGCAGCTGCTCAAACTCGCCATCCCCACATGCGTGTCGGTGTGTCTGGAATGGTGGTGGTACGAGCTGATGATAATGATGTGCGGCGTCCTCGTCAATCCCAGAGCCACGGTTGCCTCCATGGGCATACTGATCCAAACGACGTCGCTGGTGTACGTCTTCCCGTCGGCCTTGAGCCTCGGGGTGTCGACCCGGGTGGGCAACGAGCTGGGAGCCAACCGTCCGGCCAGAGCCCGGAGGGCCACCATCGTGTCGTTGACCGTCGCAGTCGTGCTCGGCCTCGCCGCCATGGCGTTCACCACTTCGATGAGGCATCAGTGGGGGAGGCTGTTCACCGACGACGCGGAGATACTGGAGCTCACCGCGGTGGCGCTGCCGATCGCCGGGCTGTGCGAGCTGGGGAACTGCCCGCAGACGGCCGGCTGCGGCGTGCTGCGGGGGAGCGCGAGGCCGACCACGGGGGCCAACATCAACCTCGGCTCGTTCTACCTGGTGGGGACGCCCGTCGCAGTCGTGATGGGCTTCGTGGTGGGAATGGGGTTCCCGGGGCTGTGGCTGGGGCTGCTGGCAGCGCAGGCGTCGTGCGCTTCGCTCATGGCATACGCCATCTGCAAGACGGATTGGATGGTGGAGGTAGAGAGAGCGAGAGTCCTGACGACAGCATCCAACTCTTCGTCCTCCGCCTTGTCTTCTTCTTCCTATTTCATTTCTACCAGAGTTGACAGCAATGCCACTACCATCGACGCAGCAGCTGCCACCGAAGATTCGAAGCAGACAGCAGCAATCTTGGAAGAGATCGTGTGCATTGGCACGGATGCTGGGAGACAAGCGGCATCAGAAACAGATCCATTCATTTCCCAAGTGGAGTGA